The window TGTACATGGATACAAATTTTTGTAATTTGTTACTAATCTGGGACAAAGTATTTGGTACTTTACAGAACGAGGATGAAAATGTCAAGATAGAATATGGAATCACTAGAAAAATGGATTCCGGTAACTTTATGGACGTTTATTTTGGAGAATTTGTGGCCCTATACAAGGATGTAATTAACGCTTCCGGATGGAAGAACAAATTGTTGTACATGTTCAAACCCCCTGGATGGCACCATTCAGGCAATTACCAATTGGCTACTAAGTTGAGAGCTGATTATTTGCAATCTCAGGTGGCTGAAAAAAAAAATGACAATCAGTGCCCCGAAACTTAAAGGCAAGCATACTGCCTGAATAGTTATTCCAATTGCAGTCTTGGTTTAATAATCTTTTTTGATCGGATTTTATCCAATAAAACCCAAGATGGAATGGAACGTAGTACTTTTAAGGACTAATTTGATCATGAATGAAAACTGATTTTAAAACATTCTGAATACGAATGTTTTAATAATGATTTACAAAGAAATTTAAATTTAACCTATATTATTTTGAAAGCAACAGTATATAAAGGGAATGGTACTTTTTCTGTAATCGATAAAAAATTAGAAGCCCCCAAGTCGGACGAAGTCCGTATTAAGGTGGCTTATACAGGAGTTTGTGGCACAGACGTCCACATTTACCATGGCATGATGGATAAGCGAGTAGCTATACCTCAAACCATCGGGCACGAAATGTCAGGAACCATAGATGCCATTGGCGAAAATGTCAGCGAATACTCAATTGGTGAAAAAGTAGTAGTCAGACCTTTGGATGATCGCATGGTCAAAGCTTCAGACAAAGGATACAACCATATATGTGCGGACCTTAAATTTATTGGTATTGATAGTCCGGGATCCATGCAGCAATATTGGAATGTTCCGGCTTTTGTTTTGCATAAATTAAAGCCTGAAACAGACTTGAAATTGGCGGCGCTAATAGAGCCATTGTCAGTAGCCGTGCATGATGTAAAATTAAGTGGTTTGGTTTCCGGAGAAACAGCAGTTGTGCTAGGTGGCGGACCAATAGGCTTATTGGTGGCTTTGGTCGCAAAGCATGCCGGCGCCAATGTGATCATCTCTGAGGTGAATGAGACTAGAATAAAAAAAGCAGCTGAATTTGGCCTGCAGGCGGTTAATCCTACAAAAACG of the Cyclobacterium marinum DSM 745 genome contains:
- a CDS encoding zinc-dependent alcohol dehydrogenase: MKATVYKGNGTFSVIDKKLEAPKSDEVRIKVAYTGVCGTDVHIYHGMMDKRVAIPQTIGHEMSGTIDAIGENVSEYSIGEKVVVRPLDDRMVKASDKGYNHICADLKFIGIDSPGSMQQYWNVPAFVLHKLKPETDLKLAALIEPLSVAVHDVKLSGLVSGETAVVLGGGPIGLLVALVAKHAGANVIISEVNETRIKKAAEFGLQAVNPTKTDIVELVREQTEGRLADVVFEVAGVQPALDIMTELAGIRGRIVMVAIHGEKKPVDLFKFFWKELKLIGARVYEKEDYEKAIALITANELPFEKMITDVQPLSNIQQVFESIDKNPSGLKVLMDCQS